A single region of the Nicotiana sylvestris chromosome 6, ASM39365v2, whole genome shotgun sequence genome encodes:
- the LOC138870865 gene encoding uncharacterized protein — MKYYADKKRTKREFQVGDMVYLKLQPYRQTSIALRKNLKLSSKYNGHYQILARIGQVAYKLELPPDSKVHPVFYVSVLKKKVGNRVVLQTVLPSMGEDGQFLVKPIAVLQRQIVKNNNVLVVKVLVQWSNLPPEDAT, encoded by the coding sequence ATGAAGTATTACGCTGACAAAAAAAGGACTAAAAGGGAATTccaagttggtgacatggtttaCTTAAAGCTCCAGCCATATAGGCAGACTTCTATTGCTCTAAGGAAGAATCTGAAGCTCAGCTCGAAATATAATGGACATTATCAGATACTTGCTCGAATTGGTCAGGTAGCTTACAAATTGGAACTGCCTCCAGATTCTAAGGTACATCCTGTGTTCTATGTATCTGTACTCAAAAAGAAGGTTGGCAACAGGGTAGTCTTGCAAACTGTACTACCTAGCATGGGTGAAGATGGACAATTTTTAGTTAAACCAATTGCAGTCCTACAACGACAGATAGTGAAGAATAATAATGTATTAGTTGTGAAGGTACTAGTGCAATGGTCCAATTTACCACCAGAAGATGCAACATGA